A single genomic interval of Acidobacteriota bacterium harbors:
- a CDS encoding alpha/beta fold hydrolase codes for MRRGRQEAAMRAIRYIFAAVLALSMAAPAAAQSQDVDLDGADGTTLKATYMSPGRPGPAMLLVHQCNMDRKSWSGIASQLVDAGVHVLTLDLRGFGDSGGPPLREIGFPAFMQQAPGDVDVAFDYLAGREGVDAERVGAGGASCGAMLTADLAARRDVEALMLLSGPPSEAAVANMASSSDLAVFAAAATGDTVTPGVADALQGAVDGSGHPQSTAKIYDGPEHGLPMFDKNPDLEPALVAWLKAELLQ; via the coding sequence ATGCGCCGCGGCCGGCAGGAGGCAGCAATGCGAGCGATTCGATACATCTTTGCGGCGGTACTGGCGTTGTCGATGGCGGCGCCGGCGGCGGCGCAGTCGCAGGACGTCGATCTCGACGGCGCGGACGGCACGACCCTGAAGGCGACCTACATGTCGCCCGGCCGGCCCGGTCCGGCGATGCTGCTGGTCCACCAGTGCAACATGGACCGGAAGTCGTGGAGCGGCATCGCGTCGCAACTCGTCGATGCCGGCGTTCACGTGCTGACCCTGGACCTGCGCGGCTTCGGTGACAGCGGCGGCCCGCCGTTGCGCGAGATCGGCTTCCCGGCCTTCATGCAGCAGGCCCCGGGTGACGTCGACGTCGCGTTCGACTATCTCGCCGGGCGTGAGGGCGTCGACGCGGAGCGCGTGGGAGCCGGTGGAGCGAGCTGCGGCGCGATGCTGACCGCGGACCTCGCGGCCCGCCGCGACGTCGAGGCGTTGATGCTCCTGTCCGGTCCGCCGAGCGAGGCCGCCGTCGCCAACATGGCGTCGTCGTCCGATCTCGCGGTGTTCGCCGCGGCGGCGACCGGCGATACGGTGACGCCCGGGGTGGCCGACGCGCTGCAGGGTGCGGTCGACGGCTCCGGCCATCCGCAATCCACCGCGAAGATCTACGACGGCCCCGAGCACGGGCTGCCCATGTTCGACAAGAATCCGGATCTGGAGCCGGCGCTCGTCGCCTGGTTGAAGGCCGAGCTGCTGCAGTAG
- a CDS encoding radical SAM/Cys-rich domain protein: MASTLPSLVSRQLPLASSREQLAALHRLPLAREFPEALDEIGLHPLRPTGIEILQINVGKLCNQTCAHCHVDAGPDRREIMSRETMAQCVEVLERTAIPTVDVTGGAPELNPRFRWLVEQCAGLGRHVIDRCNLTVLGLPSQADLAGFLAEHRVEVVCSLPHYRRLNTDRQRGDGVFDKSIAGLKKLNALGYGDESSGLRLVLVTNPVGAYLPAGQASLEREWKRELDRLYGIRFNALHTITNMPISRFLEWLVDSANLERYMERLVTSYNPAAARGVMCRNTLSVGWDGVLYDCDFNQMLDMPVEPGVPRHIADFDLDALESRSIVVDRHCFGCTAGAGSSCGGATVA; the protein is encoded by the coding sequence ATGGCTAGCACGCTTCCCTCGCTCGTTTCACGGCAGCTTCCGCTGGCTTCGTCCCGCGAGCAGTTGGCGGCGCTGCACCGCCTCCCGCTGGCGCGCGAGTTCCCGGAGGCTCTCGACGAGATCGGTTTGCATCCCCTGCGGCCGACCGGCATCGAGATCCTGCAGATCAACGTCGGCAAGCTCTGCAACCAGACCTGCGCGCACTGCCACGTCGACGCCGGACCGGACCGCCGGGAGATCATGAGCCGCGAAACGATGGCCCAGTGTGTCGAGGTGCTGGAGCGCACCGCGATCCCGACGGTCGACGTCACCGGCGGCGCCCCGGAGCTCAACCCCCGCTTCCGCTGGCTCGTCGAGCAGTGCGCGGGCCTCGGCCGTCACGTGATCGACCGCTGCAACCTCACCGTGCTCGGTCTGCCGTCGCAGGCGGATCTCGCCGGATTTCTCGCCGAGCACCGGGTCGAGGTGGTCTGCTCGCTGCCGCACTACCGTCGGCTCAACACCGACAGGCAGCGGGGAGACGGCGTGTTCGACAAGTCGATTGCCGGCCTGAAGAAGCTGAACGCGCTCGGCTACGGCGACGAGTCGTCGGGGTTGCGCCTGGTCCTGGTGACGAACCCGGTCGGGGCGTACCTGCCGGCCGGGCAGGCGTCGTTGGAGCGGGAGTGGAAGCGCGAGCTCGACCGGCTGTACGGCATCCGGTTCAATGCACTGCACACTATCACCAACATGCCGATCAGCCGCTTTCTGGAATGGCTGGTCGACTCCGCCAACCTCGAGCGCTACATGGAGCGGCTGGTCACGAGCTACAACCCGGCCGCCGCGCGCGGGGTGATGTGCCGCAACACGCTGTCCGTCGGGTGGGACGGCGTGCTCTACGACTGCGACTTCAACCAGATGCTGGACATGCCGGTCGAGCCGGGCGTCCCGCGGCACATCGCGGACTTCGATCTGGACGCGCTCGAATCGCGGTCGATCGTCGTCGACCGTCACTGCTTCGGCTGCACGGCCGGGGCCGGGTCGAGTTGCGGCGGCGCCACCGTCGCCTAG
- a CDS encoding type II toxin-antitoxin system VapC family toxin, whose product MILLDTNVLAELCRQRPDPAVEHWAGSALSPFGLSVVTVEEIQFGLAWKPNARIESLIDRFLAERCEIFPVTMPVARRAGTLRGQFRRTGRTRTQADMLIAATAQVHQLPVATRNVRDFEGCGLALLNPFESMT is encoded by the coding sequence GTGATCCTCCTCGATACGAACGTCCTGGCCGAGCTGTGTCGCCAGCGCCCGGACCCCGCCGTGGAGCACTGGGCGGGAAGCGCTCTCTCTCCGTTCGGACTCAGCGTCGTAACCGTGGAGGAAATCCAGTTCGGCTTGGCCTGGAAGCCGAACGCGCGAATCGAGTCGTTGATCGACCGGTTCTTGGCGGAGCGATGCGAGATCTTCCCGGTCACGATGCCCGTTGCCCGGCGCGCCGGCACGCTGCGCGGCCAGTTCCGTCGGACGGGTCGGACGCGCACGCAGGCCGACATGCTCATTGCCGCCACTGCGCAGGTGCACCAGCTTCCGGTGGCGACGAGGAACGTGCGCGACTTCGAGGGCTGTGGCCTCGCCCTCCTCAATCCCTTCGAGTCGATGACCTGA
- a CDS encoding carboxylesterase family protein, giving the protein MRTHPIALVLCGMLVVSACGAGDADQPAGDTLGPIVETSLGTLEGERVAGDDGVLVFRGVPYAEAPVGDNRWRAPVAKAAWDGARPATTFGPACWQRLTPASSIYTRGDLGRDEDCLYLNVWSAAEQATDARPVMVWFHGGGHTGGWGSAKIFDGAALAEQDVVLVTINYRLGPFGFLAHPALTAESPHAASGNYGLLDKVAALEWVRDNIAAFGGDPGNVTIFGQSAGSWSVCYLMASPLAAGLFHKAIGHSGGCFRGGRPDLGAAQEAGLAAAAELGVEGDDAEALTALRALDAEAVLDSRIGSGAIIDGWFMPRPAREVFAAGEHNDVPVIVGALANEGTTLYASMPERTGAELDAMLREQYGEHAEALQAAYAPDVEKSTKWGAQAIQADRSFVWEMRTWARAVEASGNAAYLYLFSQAPPVFRIYVPERAAIDMPDGPDGYGAYHSGDLAYAFGNTRLVGIDWTDWDHEISHAMTRYWANFARTGDPNGEGLATWPRYEAATDEWLEFGSDIKTTREVRKEKLDLFDRVNAPPAQ; this is encoded by the coding sequence ATGCGCACGCACCCGATCGCTCTCGTTCTGTGCGGCATGCTCGTCGTCTCGGCGTGCGGGGCGGGCGACGCGGATCAGCCGGCCGGCGACACGCTGGGGCCGATCGTCGAGACCAGCCTCGGAACCCTCGAAGGGGAGCGCGTCGCCGGCGACGACGGCGTGCTCGTGTTCCGCGGCGTGCCCTACGCCGAGGCGCCGGTGGGGGACAACCGCTGGCGCGCCCCGGTGGCCAAGGCGGCGTGGGACGGCGCACGGCCGGCCACGACCTTCGGGCCGGCCTGCTGGCAGCGGCTGACGCCGGCATCCTCCATCTATACTCGGGGCGATCTGGGCCGAGACGAGGACTGCCTGTACCTCAACGTCTGGAGCGCGGCGGAGCAGGCGACCGACGCGCGGCCGGTGATGGTCTGGTTCCACGGCGGCGGGCATACCGGCGGCTGGGGCAGCGCGAAGATCTTCGACGGCGCCGCGCTCGCCGAGCAGGACGTCGTGCTGGTCACCATCAACTACCGCCTCGGGCCGTTCGGCTTTCTGGCGCACCCCGCGCTGACCGCGGAGTCGCCGCACGCCGCTTCCGGCAACTACGGCCTGCTCGACAAGGTCGCGGCGCTGGAGTGGGTGCGCGACAACATCGCAGCCTTTGGAGGGGATCCGGGCAACGTCACCATCTTCGGGCAGTCGGCCGGCTCGTGGAGCGTCTGCTACCTGATGGCGTCGCCGCTGGCGGCCGGGCTGTTCCACAAGGCGATCGGCCACTCCGGGGGCTGCTTCCGGGGCGGACGACCCGACCTGGGGGCCGCGCAGGAGGCGGGACTGGCGGCAGCGGCGGAGCTCGGCGTCGAAGGGGATGACGCCGAGGCGCTGACGGCGTTGCGAGCGCTGGACGCCGAGGCGGTGCTCGACTCCCGTATCGGGTCGGGCGCCATCATCGACGGCTGGTTCATGCCGCGACCTGCCCGGGAAGTCTTCGCGGCGGGCGAGCACAACGACGTCCCGGTCATCGTCGGCGCCCTGGCGAACGAGGGTACGACGCTCTACGCCAGCATGCCGGAGCGGACCGGGGCGGAGCTGGACGCGATGCTCCGCGAGCAGTACGGCGAGCACGCCGAGGCGTTGCAGGCCGCCTACGCGCCGGATGTCGAGAAATCGACGAAGTGGGGCGCGCAGGCGATTCAGGCCGATCGCAGCTTCGTGTGGGAGATGCGGACCTGGGCCCGCGCGGTGGAGGCTTCCGGCAACGCCGCCTACCTCTACCTCTTCAGCCAGGCGCCGCCGGTGTTCCGGATCTACGTTCCCGAACGCGCCGCCATTGACATGCCGGACGGGCCCGACGGCTACGGCGCGTACCACTCGGGCGACCTGGCCTACGCCTTCGGCAACACCCGGCTCGTGGGCATAGACTGGACGGACTGGGATCACGAGATCTCGCACGCGATGACGCGGTACTGGGCGAACTTCGCGCGCACGGGGGATCCGAACGGCGAGGGGCTCGCGACCTGGCCGCGCTACGAGGCGGCGACCGACGAGTGGCTGGAGTTCGGATCCGACATCAAGACGACGCGCGAAGTGCGCAAGGAGAAGCTCGATCTGTTCGACAGGGTGAACGCGCCCCCGGCGCAGTAG
- a CDS encoding 6-phosphofructokinase gives MSHHKKVAILVGGGPAPGINSVIGAATIRCCLEDVEVVGIRDGFESIMRGRIDHVTPLTIDAVSRIHFRGGSVIGTSRANPTTDPTLLENVVTSLLRLNVSKLITIGGDDTAYSAMQLERVGAGRLRVVHVPKTIDNDLDLPSHVETFGFQTARHHGVEIVKNLMVDAKTTSRWYFLVTMGRKAGHLALGIGKAAGATLTLIPEAFPHERVRLRTIVDTLAGAMIKRWTGGRRDGVAVLAEGLVLKIDPEDLKQLGDVERDEHDNVRIAEVNLGEILKSQVAARLAGFGLKITTVAKNIGYELRCADPVPADMEYTRDLGYCAAKYLLQGGNAALMSLDAGQFVPIPFERLIDRDKGRFRVRLVDVESTRYRIAHRYMIRLRRDDFDDPHELAKLAATVGVSREQFEKEFAYLVDSEPEPLVLDSGDERFEEQAAAS, from the coding sequence ATGAGCCACCACAAGAAGGTCGCGATCCTCGTCGGCGGCGGCCCGGCGCCGGGAATCAACAGCGTCATCGGGGCGGCCACCATCCGCTGCTGTCTCGAGGATGTCGAGGTGGTCGGCATTCGCGACGGCTTCGAGTCGATCATGCGCGGCCGCATCGACCACGTGACCCCGTTGACCATCGACGCCGTCAGTCGGATTCACTTCCGCGGCGGTTCCGTCATCGGCACGTCGCGGGCCAATCCGACGACCGATCCGACGTTGCTCGAGAACGTCGTCACCTCGCTGCTGCGGCTCAACGTGTCGAAGCTCATCACCATCGGCGGCGACGACACCGCGTACTCGGCCATGCAACTCGAGCGTGTCGGCGCCGGCCGGCTGCGTGTCGTGCACGTGCCCAAGACCATCGACAACGATCTCGATCTACCGTCGCACGTCGAGACGTTCGGCTTCCAGACGGCGCGCCATCACGGCGTCGAGATCGTCAAGAACCTGATGGTCGACGCCAAGACCACCTCGCGCTGGTACTTCCTGGTCACGATGGGACGCAAGGCGGGGCATCTGGCGCTCGGCATCGGCAAGGCCGCGGGCGCCACGCTCACGCTGATTCCCGAGGCGTTCCCGCACGAGCGGGTGCGGCTGAGGACGATCGTCGATACGCTGGCCGGCGCGATGATCAAGCGCTGGACCGGCGGGCGCCGCGATGGCGTCGCGGTCCTGGCCGAAGGGCTCGTGCTGAAGATAGATCCCGAGGACCTGAAGCAGCTCGGCGACGTCGAGCGGGACGAGCACGACAACGTCCGCATAGCAGAGGTGAACCTGGGCGAGATTCTCAAGAGCCAGGTCGCGGCGCGTCTGGCGGGATTCGGCCTCAAGATCACGACGGTCGCCAAGAACATCGGCTACGAGCTGCGCTGCGCGGACCCCGTGCCGGCCGACATGGAGTACACCCGCGACCTCGGCTACTGCGCGGCCAAGTACCTGCTGCAGGGCGGCAACGCGGCGTTGATGTCGCTGGATGCCGGCCAGTTCGTGCCGATCCCGTTCGAGCGGCTCATCGATCGGGACAAGGGGCGCTTCCGCGTCCGGCTCGTCGACGTCGAGTCCACCCGCTACCGCATCGCGCACCGGTACATGATCCGGCTGCGGCGCGACGACTTCGACGACCCGCACGAGCTGGCCAAGCTGGCCGCGACGGTGGGCGTATCGCGAGAGCAGTTCGAGAAGGAGTTTGCCTACCTGGTCGATTCGGAGCCGGAGCCGCTGGTGCTCGATTCCGGCGACGAACGATTCGAGGAGCAGGCGGCCGCATCGTGA
- a CDS encoding type II toxin-antitoxin system Phd/YefM family antitoxin has protein sequence MDMWRIAEAKQQFSEVVRRSGDAPQKIYRRDRLVAVVVSPDVLATIEAVRGRQSPRTLADAFSDVRSACLEERYELELPERRDREAWEGDDS, from the coding sequence ATGGACATGTGGCGCATCGCCGAAGCGAAACAGCAGTTCTCTGAGGTCGTCCGTCGATCCGGCGACGCACCGCAGAAGATCTACCGGCGTGACCGGCTCGTGGCGGTCGTCGTGAGTCCGGACGTGCTCGCGACGATTGAGGCGGTTCGTGGGCGGCAGTCGCCTCGGACCCTCGCCGACGCGTTCTCCGACGTCCGGTCGGCCTGCCTGGAAGAGCGGTACGAGTTGGAGCTCCCCGAACGACGGGATCGAGAGGCGTGGGAGGGAGACGATTCGTGA
- a CDS encoding molybdopterin-dependent oxidoreductase → MAKETTRREVLKGSLAMAGLGVIGMPEWAFPALAQGETLMQFTDVSDDVQWIRDAERRIIDVRQIDGPFTPNDQFFTTQHYGHPGVDVDAYRLRVSGLVDTALELSMDDLRAMPSRDLIFGFECSGNRGPLNGLSSNGRWTGVSLRTVLQRAGVQDAAREFVFFGADRGEEEVLWRGRTFNVEQQYGRSLERDQALSDEPLLAYALNGEPLSEHQGRPLRLLVPGWYGAPNVKWVAEINVQKDQYLGRWQARSYRTLQGQMINGEMKWVETAISTMNLKSYIARVTAVGGAHNIFGVVLNDGTPIERVEVKIDDGEWQAATLDPETMREKYGWKFFNYRWEGATPGEHTVISRATDANGNVQPTAEELGDKVTFLEAHEQFPRNVIIA, encoded by the coding sequence ATGGCGAAAGAAACCACCCGTCGAGAGGTTCTCAAGGGCAGCCTGGCGATGGCGGGGCTCGGCGTGATCGGCATGCCCGAATGGGCGTTCCCTGCACTCGCGCAGGGCGAGACGCTGATGCAGTTCACCGACGTCTCGGACGACGTCCAGTGGATCCGCGATGCCGAGAGGCGGATCATCGACGTCCGGCAGATCGACGGCCCGTTCACGCCGAACGACCAGTTCTTCACGACGCAGCACTACGGCCACCCCGGCGTGGACGTGGACGCGTACCGCCTGCGCGTCTCCGGTCTGGTCGACACCGCGCTGGAGCTGTCGATGGACGACCTGCGCGCCATGCCGAGCCGCGACCTGATCTTCGGCTTCGAGTGCTCCGGCAACCGCGGCCCGCTGAACGGCCTGTCGAGCAACGGGCGCTGGACCGGCGTCTCGCTGCGCACCGTGCTGCAGCGGGCGGGCGTGCAGGACGCCGCACGCGAGTTCGTCTTCTTCGGCGCCGACCGCGGCGAGGAGGAGGTGCTCTGGCGCGGCCGGACCTTCAACGTCGAGCAGCAGTACGGTCGGAGCCTCGAGCGGGATCAGGCGCTGTCGGACGAACCGCTCCTCGCCTACGCGCTGAACGGCGAGCCGCTCTCCGAGCACCAGGGCCGTCCGTTGCGGCTGCTGGTCCCCGGCTGGTACGGCGCGCCGAACGTCAAGTGGGTGGCCGAAATCAACGTGCAGAAGGACCAGTACCTCGGCCGATGGCAGGCCCGCTCGTACCGGACGCTGCAGGGCCAGATGATCAACGGCGAGATGAAGTGGGTCGAGACCGCCATCTCGACGATGAATCTGAAGTCGTACATCGCCCGCGTGACCGCGGTCGGCGGCGCCCACAACATCTTCGGCGTCGTGCTCAACGACGGCACGCCGATCGAGCGGGTCGAGGTGAAGATCGACGACGGCGAGTGGCAGGCGGCGACTCTCGACCCGGAGACGATGCGCGAGAAGTACGGCTGGAAATTCTTCAACTACCGCTGGGAGGGCGCCACCCCCGGCGAGCACACGGTCATCTCGCGCGCGACCGACGCCAACGGCAACGTCCAGCCGACGGCGGAGGAGCTCGGGGACAAGGTGACGTTCCTGGAGGCCCACGAGCAGTTCCCGCGCAACGTCATCATCGCGTAG
- a CDS encoding sulfite exporter TauE/SafE family protein has protein sequence MFDPPTIAAIVTTFLLAGAVKGVIGLGLPTVSLGLLAAVLDLPTAMALLLVPSLATNVWQALAGGHAGAVLARIWPFLSAAAVTVPLGAEALTAVNPALLAALLGLLLVIYALVNIAGVRIALSARQATWAGPPIGAVNGILTGMTGSFVVPGVMFLQAIGLPRDMLVQAMGMLFAVSTAALALALQDNDLLSVSLGAWSAAALGPAAIGMVLGQRLRRRLSERRFRQIFFVALLVLGMGITARSLQDAGRMDAAGAETRSLRGVSGRSPDNLRLRLRLPPNQPD, from the coding sequence ATGTTCGATCCGCCGACCATTGCGGCAATCGTCACCACCTTCCTGCTTGCGGGCGCAGTCAAGGGCGTGATCGGCCTGGGCCTGCCCACGGTGAGTCTCGGCCTGCTGGCGGCCGTGCTCGACCTGCCGACCGCGATGGCCCTGCTGCTCGTCCCCTCCCTCGCCACCAATGTGTGGCAGGCCCTGGCCGGCGGCCACGCCGGCGCGGTCCTCGCCCGCATCTGGCCCTTCCTGAGCGCGGCGGCGGTCACCGTGCCGCTCGGCGCGGAAGCGCTGACGGCAGTGAATCCGGCGCTACTCGCCGCGCTGCTCGGCCTGCTGCTGGTGATCTACGCCCTGGTGAACATCGCCGGCGTGCGGATCGCCTTGTCGGCGCGGCAGGCGACGTGGGCAGGTCCGCCGATCGGCGCCGTGAACGGGATCCTGACCGGCATGACCGGGTCGTTCGTCGTTCCCGGGGTCATGTTCCTGCAGGCGATCGGCCTGCCGCGCGACATGCTCGTACAGGCCATGGGCATGCTCTTCGCGGTCTCGACCGCAGCGCTGGCCCTGGCGCTGCAGGACAACGACCTGCTGAGCGTCTCGCTCGGCGCCTGGTCCGCGGCGGCGCTCGGGCCGGCGGCGATTGGCATGGTGCTCGGCCAACGCCTCCGGCGGCGACTCTCCGAGCGGCGCTTCCGGCAGATCTTCTTCGTCGCCCTGCTGGTCCTGGGGATGGGCATCACGGCCAGGTCGCTGCAGGACGCCGGAAGGATGGACGCCGCCGGCGCCGAAACGCGAAGCCTGCGAGGCGTCTCGGGGCGCTCGCCCGACAATCTCCGCCTACGGCTCCGATTGCCGCCCAACCAGCCTGACTAG
- a CDS encoding cytochrome c, translated as MMRRATIGAALSAAAAVLLVAGPALAGGGVEEVPTFTKDVAPILFDNCVTCHRPGNIAPMSLTSYAESRPWARSIKDLVVSRTMPPWPADPDNSLAFRNERRLDQAQIDTIAAWVDGGAPRGLAADLPALPDFPEGWTYEGGEPDYVFELPVEYTIAAEGEEDYIDFYSAIPWDEDRFAEVLELKPSNYAVVHHSGAYVVDLPAGKRVVDGVLVDDPNAQAAAEESADGSGRVAQPVFNEVNLPGTSKLLSYVPGRGVERHRPGTGKRLTAGKWIRWTMHYNPTGRPEVERSKLGIWFNTVAVTHEVLTRQAGNAFPTDPFGTDIYIVEGEEIKPTRDADGSVRRAKIPNIPPYEDDWKITGITPITEPITLYGLSPHMHLRGKSLKWVVTYPDGSEVTVLDVPRFDFNWQIHYELAEPLRLPAGSKITGIGVYDNSLNNRWNPGPHLEVYWGQQSWDEMYQAFTEYTVESQDLTKPGRATDDDE; from the coding sequence ATGATGCGACGGGCGACAATCGGTGCGGCGCTCTCGGCGGCGGCTGCGGTGTTGCTGGTGGCCGGCCCGGCTCTGGCCGGCGGCGGCGTGGAGGAGGTTCCGACGTTCACGAAGGACGTCGCCCCCATCCTGTTCGACAACTGCGTGACGTGCCACCGCCCCGGCAACATCGCGCCGATGTCGCTGACGTCGTACGCGGAGTCCCGGCCGTGGGCGCGGTCGATCAAGGACCTGGTCGTGTCGCGCACCATGCCGCCGTGGCCCGCGGACCCGGACAACAGCCTGGCGTTCCGCAACGAACGGCGGCTCGATCAGGCGCAGATCGACACCATCGCCGCGTGGGTGGACGGCGGCGCGCCGCGTGGGCTCGCCGCCGACCTGCCGGCGCTGCCGGACTTTCCGGAAGGCTGGACGTACGAGGGCGGTGAACCGGACTACGTCTTCGAGCTGCCGGTGGAGTACACCATCGCCGCGGAGGGCGAGGAGGACTACATCGACTTCTACTCCGCAATCCCGTGGGACGAGGATCGCTTCGCGGAGGTCCTGGAGCTGAAGCCGAGCAATTACGCGGTGGTCCACCACTCGGGCGCCTACGTCGTCGACCTGCCGGCGGGGAAGCGGGTGGTCGACGGCGTGCTGGTCGACGATCCGAACGCGCAGGCGGCGGCGGAGGAGTCGGCGGACGGGTCGGGGCGCGTGGCCCAGCCGGTGTTCAACGAGGTCAACCTGCCCGGCACCAGCAAGCTGCTTTCGTACGTTCCCGGGCGGGGCGTCGAGCGGCACCGGCCCGGCACCGGCAAGCGGCTGACCGCCGGCAAGTGGATCCGCTGGACGATGCACTACAACCCGACCGGCAGGCCCGAGGTCGAGCGGAGCAAGCTCGGCATCTGGTTCAACACCGTCGCGGTGACCCATGAAGTGCTGACCCGGCAGGCGGGGAACGCGTTTCCAACCGATCCCTTCGGGACCGACATCTACATCGTCGAGGGCGAGGAGATAAAGCCGACGCGGGACGCCGACGGCTCCGTGCGCCGGGCGAAGATCCCGAACATCCCGCCCTACGAGGACGACTGGAAGATCACCGGCATCACGCCGATCACCGAGCCGATCACGCTGTACGGCCTCTCGCCGCACATGCATCTGCGCGGCAAGAGCCTGAAGTGGGTCGTGACCTACCCCGACGGCAGCGAGGTCACGGTGCTGGACGTGCCGCGATTCGACTTCAACTGGCAGATCCACTACGAGCTAGCCGAGCCGCTCCGCCTGCCGGCCGGCAGCAAGATCACCGGCATCGGCGTCTACGACAACTCGTTGAACAACCGCTGGAATCCGGGACCGCACCTCGAGGTCTACTGGGGGCAGCAGAGCTGGGACGAGATGTACCAGGCGTTCACCGAGTACACCGTCGAAAGCCAGGATCTGACCAAGCCCGGGCGGGCCACGGACGACGACGAGTAA
- a CDS encoding VOC family protein, whose protein sequence is MTNQWTRVALALLAVGVLVGAAPAAAQVGAAEADYNHVSITSSAPPESVRWYAEYLGCELVADRDDTADCFGVEVTFVPQPTMGSTQGTGVNHIGFSYADVTAKMAELEAVGVRGSGVRLQRFAGGATLREAPGGYLHGYIFDPWGTRIELLEDQENVGFHHVHLSATEPQATLAWYEQMFGGEQAVHADVDEGVRFDSVWLFASEHPEGTPATTQGRAVDHIGFVVDDIDAAAAELRAAGVEFQEEPVVPENGRSAARRAFIYAPDNVRLALVETGFVGVDTSSMAAVFVDVTEPYDTPRTPWGEPDLQGVWTGNASHGIPLERPEDLADIENLTPEQAAARRERGTLGSIWGYEREWRDTTLGYDRNAPSTQVAMIIDPPDGRIPALTPEGERRAAQLAADRGRYTNSNIAGPEEATPFVRCITRGLPSMMFPGVYNNGLQIFQGPGFVAIQKEMIHETRVVPTNDRPKDGPQLTSWLGSAQGRWEGDTLVVETTNFNAQASFRGSSPDMILTERFTRISPTRLEYQFTVDDSQVWSAPFTGRFTYDLDDEQYELVEYACHEGNYGMTNILSGARARDREAAEAGSR, encoded by the coding sequence ATGACAAACCAGTGGACACGCGTTGCGCTTGCGCTGCTCGCGGTGGGAGTGCTCGTCGGTGCGGCGCCGGCGGCGGCCCAGGTCGGCGCGGCGGAGGCCGACTACAACCACGTCAGCATCACCTCGTCCGCACCCCCGGAATCGGTGCGCTGGTACGCGGAGTACCTCGGCTGCGAGTTGGTTGCGGACCGCGACGACACGGCCGACTGTTTCGGCGTCGAGGTGACCTTCGTCCCGCAGCCGACCATGGGCAGCACGCAGGGAACCGGCGTCAACCACATCGGGTTCTCGTACGCCGACGTGACGGCGAAGATGGCCGAGCTCGAGGCGGTCGGCGTCCGCGGCTCGGGCGTGCGCCTGCAGCGTTTCGCGGGCGGCGCGACGTTGCGCGAGGCCCCGGGCGGCTACCTGCACGGCTACATCTTCGACCCGTGGGGCACCCGCATCGAGCTGCTGGAAGACCAGGAGAACGTCGGCTTCCACCACGTCCACCTGAGCGCGACCGAGCCGCAGGCGACCCTCGCCTGGTACGAGCAGATGTTCGGCGGTGAACAGGCCGTGCACGCGGACGTGGACGAAGGCGTGCGGTTCGACAGCGTCTGGCTGTTCGCTTCCGAGCACCCCGAGGGCACGCCGGCCACCACCCAGGGCCGCGCCGTCGACCACATCGGATTCGTCGTCGACGACATCGATGCCGCCGCCGCCGAGCTGCGTGCCGCCGGCGTCGAGTTCCAGGAAGAGCCCGTCGTGCCCGAGAACGGCCGCTCCGCGGCGCGGCGCGCCTTCATCTACGCGCCCGACAACGTCCGGCTGGCGCTGGTCGAGACCGGATTCGTGGGCGTGGACACGAGCAGCATGGCGGCGGTGTTCGTCGACGTGACCGAGCCCTACGACACGCCCCGCACGCCGTGGGGCGAGCCCGATCTGCAGGGCGTCTGGACCGGCAACGCCTCGCACGGCATCCCCCTCGAGCGGCCGGAGGACCTGGCCGACATCGAGAACCTGACGCCGGAGCAAGCCGCGGCGCGCCGCGAGCGCGGCACCCTCGGCAGCATCTGGGGCTACGAGCGGGAATGGCGCGACACGACCCTCGGGTACGACCGGAACGCGCCGTCCACGCAGGTCGCGATGATCATCGATCCGCCCGACGGCCGGATCCCGGCCCTGACCCCGGAGGGTGAGCGCCGCGCCGCCCAGCTCGCGGCCGACCGGGGCCGCTACACGAACAGCAACATCGCCGGCCCGGAAGAGGCGACGCCGTTCGTCCGCTGCATCACGCGCGGGCTGCCGTCGATGATGTTCCCCGGGGTCTACAACAACGGCCTGCAGATCTTCCAGGGTCCCGGCTTCGTGGCCATCCAGAAGGAGATGATCCACGAGACGCGGGTGGTTCCGACCAACGATCGGCCGAAGGACGGACCGCAACTCACCTCGTGGCTCGGCAGCGCGCAGGGCCGCTGGGAGGGCGATACGCTCGTGGTCGAGACGACCAACTTCAACGCCCAGGCTTCGTTCCGCGGATCGAGCCCCGACATGATCCTGACCGAGCGGTTCACGCGGATCAGCCCGACGCGGTTGGAGTACCAGTTCACGGTCGACGATAGCCAGGTCTGGAGCGCGCCCTTCACCGGCCGCTTCACGTACGATCTGGACGACGAGCAATACGAGCTGGTCGAGTACGCCTGCCACGAGGGCAACTACGGCATGACCAACATCCTGAGCGGCGCGCGGGCGCGCGACCGTGAGGCGGCGGAGGCGGGCAGCCGGTAG